GAGCCGCTAATGTCCGTCGAAGTTGTCACCCCAGAGGAGTACATGGGCGACGTCATCGGCGATCTCAACTCCCGCCGCGGGCAGGTCAACTCCATGGATGATCGCTCCGGCGCGAAGGTTGTCCGCGCTATCGTGCCCCTCTCCCAAATGTTCGGCTACGTCGGCGATCTGCGCTCGCGCACCCAGGGCCGCGCGAACTACACCATGGTGTTTGACTCCTACGGTGAAGTTCCGTCCAGCGTTGCCCAGGAGATCATTGACGAGCGCAACGGCAACTAGGTTGCGCTGACGCCACATGGTCCCGGCTCTTTTACCGTGTCAGGAAAGGGCCGGGGCGTCACAGGAGTAGTGGCCGTGCTGAAAGTCTCGCAGCTTGTAGGGTGGGTACGCCCTGATCGCTGCGGGCTTTGAGCCGGCCGTTACTCTCACTAACGGACTACATGAACGTAGGCCCGTATGATCCGCCCGGCAGGCTCCGTGAAGGGGTGCTGGACGGTTTGAAAAACGGTCCAAGAGGATCTAGGATCATGTAACTGGCACATTGTGAAATGGCCATTGTCGCGCGCCCGGTGAGAACTGGTGCGGGTCAAGGCGAAATGTAAACCACGTGGCTGCGAAGGTCGTAGCCACCCTGAAGTCCAGGAGGACATGCAGTGGCAAAGGCTAAATTTGAGCGTACGAAGCCGCACGTAAACATCGGCACCATCGGTCACGTCGACCACGGCAAGACCACCACCACGGCTGCCATCACCAAGGTTTTGGCTGACGCCTACCCGGATGAGAACACGGCCTTCGACTACGAGGCCATCGACAAGGCTCCCGAGGAGCGCGAGCGCGGCATCACCATCAACGTCTCCCACGTTGAGTACAACACCCCGAAGCGTCACTACGCTCACGTCGACGCCCCGGGCCACGCCGACTACATCAAGAACATGATTACCGGCGCTGCTCAGATGGACGGCGCCATCCTCGTTGTGGCCGCCACCGACGGCCCGATGCCGCAGACCCGCGAGCACGTTCTGCTCGCTCGCCAGGTTGGCGTCCCTTACATCCTCGTTGCGCTGAACAAGTGCGACATGGTCGACGATGAGGAAATCATCGAGCTCGTCGAGATGGAGGTCCGCGAGCTTCTGGGCGAGCAGGACTACGACGAGGAAGCTCCGATCATCCACATCTCCGCTCTGAAGGCACTCGAGGGCGACGACAAGTGGGTTCAGTCCATCGTCGAGCTCATGGATGCTTGCGATAACTCCATTCCGGATCCGGAGCGCGAGACCGACAAGGACTTCCTCATGCCGATCGAGGACATCTTCACCATTTCCGGTCGCGGCACCGTTGTCACCGGCCGTGTCGAGCGTGGTGTTTTGAACCTCAACGACGAGGTTGAGATCATCGGCATCAAGGAGAAGTCCCAGAAGACCACCGTTACCTCCATCGAGATGTTCAACAAGCTTCTCGATACCGCTGAGGCTGGCGACAACGCGGCTCTGCTGCTGCGCGGCCTGAAGCGTGAGGACGTTGAGCGCGGCCAGGTTGTTATCAAGCCGGGCGCTTACACCCCGCACACCAAGTTCGAGGGTTCCGTCTACGTCCTGTCCAAGGACGAGGGTGGCCGCCACACCCCGTTCTTCGACAACTACCGTCCGCAGTTCTACTTCCGCACCACCGACGTGACCGGTGTTGTGCGTCTGCCGGAAGGCACCGAGATGGTCATGCCGGGCGACAACGTTGACATGACCGTTGAGCTGATCCAGCCGGTCGCCATGGACGAGGGTCTGCGCTTCGCAATCCGCGAAGGCTCCCGCACCGTCGGCGCTGGCCGCGTGACCAAGATCATCGATTAATCGACGCATCGGTCTGACCGCGGTCACCGACTATGAGCCGCTCTCCGATAAGGGGGGCGGCTTTTTCGTGCGCGTAAACTTTTCATCCGTGTACGAGCACAACGATCCCACCCGCATCCCCCGCGTCATGGAGGCTCTTCAACGAACATGGGAGGGCCAGCCCGATCTCACGTTGGGAGCGCTCCTCGGAGTGTTGGCCAACCATGGGGTGGGGTGGGCCAGCACCGACTCCGAAACCGTGGAGATCCTCGCCAAAATCGAACATGAGCATCCCTCGCTTATCGACGCCCACCCGCCCCACCACCTAAACATCGAGACGATTTCCCCCGAACGGCTTGTCACCTTGGCTGGTGACACGGTGGTTGTGCGCGATGGGCGAGGAAAACACTCCATGCCTAGCGTGTGGCGCTTTGTATCTTTGCGGCGCACCGGGCCCGGGCGTCCCTTAGTGATGAAGGACGAGCAGGGAATTGAGCACCGAGTGGGTGTGGTCAAGCTAGCCACCAGAATTGCCGACACCGCGCACGAAATAGGGCATTTGCGGCGCAGCGACGTTGGTGGCAGGCGCTGGTTTGTTCAGCTTCGCGGCGACGCGCGGGTGATCGTCGGGCCGAGGGTAAAGCTGTGGGTGCAGGCGCGCCGCACAATCAGCTTCAGCGAGTTGGATTGGAGCAGTATGTACTGCGAAGTGGGGGCGGAGATGATACTCGCCCCAGCCGACGGCGGTGAGGCCGTGGAGCTGGGGCGCGTAGAAAGAATCGTGGCGTTGGAAGTTAACTAGGTGCCCACACGGTTAAATTGCAGCTTGTAGACGGTGTCGAAATCGACTCCCTCGCAGGCTTGCGCGATGTCTTCGTCGCTTAGCTCTAAAAGACGCGTCACCTCTTTTAAAGGTGCGCCAGGAGGAGCTGAAACAGTGAAGGTTGCAGTGGGGCGTTTACCCAACATCTGGACGGCCGGTTTGGCAGCGCTAATCAATGGGCTCAGTTCGAGCTGTTCGCACGCAGCCTCCGCAATGCGTCTGATGTTGAGGGTTGTCGTTCCACCGTCTCCATCGTCGCGTGAAAGAGGCGAGTTGCTAAAAGAGCGGTTTTGAATGTTGGCGAGTAAAAACCACAGCCCTAGCAACGCCAAAAGCGCTGTCGTGACGATTAACGCGGTGTCAAACCACGAATAGGATTGGACATTGACAAGTTTGCCACGGTCGATCTGCGTATCAAGAAAATGGGAGACGTAAGGGATCTCCCAATAGTACGCGGCCGGAATGAGCCCGCCAGCGAGCAACAAAAGACCGAAAATAAAAACGATGAAGCGATCAAAAACGGCTAGTGCTCGGGTCATGGTGTTACCTCCTGGGTTCCCTGCGCACCGGGGGTCAACTTCACGTTGATGGTGGGTGGTTTGCGAAGTCCCTGGAATTGTTCCGCCAAAGAAGCGGCGAGACGCTCACGTAAAAGCTCTCCGTTGCCGTCGTCTTGCACCTGGACGCGAAGCCGCGAACGGGTGGCCTGGGAGCGGATGTGGTGGGTTCCCGTCTGCTCTTGTGCGGTATGCGTCGCTTTGCGGGCGATGTCGACCGGCCGCAACCAAATGGAGGCTGTCGAATCAACCGGCACGTGCGTGCGCGGCCGCGGTTTGACCGCCAGAAAAATGAGGTAAAGTCCCAGCACCGATATGAAGATGCCGACGATCACGGCGGCGATATCAACGGGGTAGGTGCCGAGCCAGCTCAACGCCTTGGCAATCCAGGAGTCATCAGTGGTTTTCGCGCCGTAGCGCTGCCACAGATCTCGACCACCCACGGCCGCGACAGCCACAACGGCGAGGCCGATGAGCATGGTCAACCACCGCACCGTTGCGACACCGCGTGGCTCGTGCCCGGGAAATGGGCCGCGAGGCGAGTCGTTTTCTTTAGAGGTCAAGGTACTTCACCGCCGGGTTGATTGTGACGGGCCGCAGCGGCTGCGGCTGCGGCGCGCGAGGGATATAAACAGGTGAGGGGGAAGGGCGGCGCACGTGGCGAACTTCCACGGGAGCAGCCGCAACCGAGCGTGAGGTTGCTCGTGTCTGCGAGACAGTGATGTCTCGCAACTTGAGGGGCTTCGGTGCTTTCACGCTTCGTGCAGCGGTTGCTTTCGGAGCCTCAACCTGTTTCAGAGCCACCGGTGGTGGCGTTTCGATCGGCCTCAAAAAAACGCGAGGTGCCATGGTAGGTGAGCGAACTTCTTTCAGCAGCGGCGAAACCTCGACCGGCACCAATTCCTTGCGCGGTGCAGTAACCGGAGCGGACACGCGGGAGGCTGTAACTGTAATTGGTGTAGTGACGAAGAAGGTCGGGTGGGAGGCCACCTCCTCGCGCGTTACTCGCCCGGCGGGAGAAAGCGAACCCGAGGCGATCGTGTCCGCGACGGTGATGTCCACGCGGGTTACCTCCAACCCTGTTTGGGCTTGTATGTGTTTGGTAATGGCTTCGCGCACGACCTCAGTGATGTTTGCGATGGGGGCAGGGAAAGCCGTCGCGATCTCCACTTCAACGACAACGGAGGAGGCCACCCGGTTGATGCGGGACTCCACCCGTGGCAGGCCGCGGCTGGCCAGCCCCGCCAACTTCGCATCTATCCTCAGACATCCGGGTACATCCATGGCTGCGGCCTCAGCGATGCGCGAGACGGCCCGTTCGTTGAGATGGAAGGAAGAAGCCATTAGCTTCGTCCCCTGCCGGAGGTCGTGCTGATCATCGTCGCCAAGTCGAGGCGGCCATCAAGCTGGGCACCGACGACACCACCGAGGGCGGCAAAAAGGATAAGCCACATGAGCCCGAGCCAGCCGCCGAAGGTGACGAAAAACGCCACGACGACACCGAGCAGCACCCCCATGGCAGTCTTATTGGACAGCAAATTCATAGCGCTACTTCTTTCTTCGAGTATCTACTTGGCGTCTCTCTACTGGGCGTCGGCGACGACCACGTCGACGAAGGGCAAACCGGTCGCCTCGGACACGACGGTGCGCACCTCATCGGCGACGTCGTGCATGTTGCGAGACGCCTTGTACTGCGCAACGAGGTGTACCTCAAGACCGTCTTCACCGGCGCGTGAAACGCGGCGCAGACCCATTACCCGGGTGCCGGGAAGGAGCACCGCCACCTCGCCGTAACGACCGGCGTGCAGCGAAGCGACGCCGGGCACGGACAGGGCCGCGTCCCGCGCGGCCTCCACAAGCGCACGGTCAAGTACCGGGGAGGTCATCTACTGCTCCAGGCGTTGCTGGCCGGAGACGGAGGCATCGTATCCAGAGTTCTGCGCCAGCGACTCAGTGGTGTCGGTGTCTTGGTGGGGCAGGTTCACATCGTGGACGGTCACATCGACTCGGTCGACGACGAGGCCGGTCATGCGGGTAATTGCGACGGTGACGTTTTCGCGAATCGCGTTGGCCAGTTCGTGGATGGCCACACCGTACTCGGCGATAATCGCCACGGCCACGGAGGCGTGGCCGCTTTCGACCGCCACATTGACGCCCTGCTGAACGTTGGTGGAAGAAGTTAGCGATTCGCGCACCGCTCCCCACATGCGCGCGGCGCCGCCACCCAAGTTATGTACCCCGGAGACTTCGCGGGCGGCGATTCCTGCGATCTTGCCCACAACGGTGTCGTCGATCACGGTCGTGCCGTGGTCGGTGTCGAGGTTCTCGTTGCGCGGGCGAACCTGCTCGCCGGCCGTAGTGGAGGCGGAGGCCCCGGAGGAAGTGTTCTCTGCTGCGACGGTTCCCGGGTTCGGGGTGGAATTGGTGTTCTTGCTGGTGTTGTCAGTCATGTTTGTCCTCCTGGACGTTTGGATGTGCGCAATGAACTTCGGTTGTTGGGCATCCCCCGCGTCTGCGCGCCAGAAGCGATGGCATCGCCGCGACGAAAAAAATGGGGTTCTCTACCGGAGGCTACACCCGTTTGCTGAGGGGCAGGGGGACGTTGCTGAGTTGGTATGAACTTGAGATACAAAGGTGGGCGGCACGAGGCGGCTTGCATTTGTGCTGGAGGCATGTTTAAATAGGCAGGTTGCCTGAGCATGGTGCGCCTTTCAAGGCGTGCGATGGTGGGCAAACATGACACCTTCAACATGAAGGCCCCCGCTCGCGGGGACCGGAGAAGGGCCATGGCAAATCAACAGCGGCAGTACGCAAGGGTCACGCGCCCTTTCGAGTCTGACACCCGAGCGAGATTGTTGTTCGCTTTGGCGGAAGCACTGATGCAGCACGCTTATTTTGCCGTGCGCCTCATCTCCCGGATGTGTCATGGCAGTCAGAAAAGACACTGGCGTTGAGCCAAGGGCCCAGCCCGGACAACGTTATAGAGAAACTAGAAGCTACAACCCCACCGCTTCCTGTTAATGGAATGTGGGGATGCGAGGAAGAGGTAAGCGTGGCGGGACAGAAGATCCGCATCAGGCTCAAGGCCTACGACCACGAGGCAATCGACGCATCCGCGAAGAAGATTGTCGAGACGGTCACCCGCACGGGTGCCCGCGTCGTTGGGCCGGTGCCGTTGCCCACTGAAAAGAACGTGTACGCCGTTATTCGTTCTCCGCATAAGTACAAGGATTCTCGCGAGCACTTCGAGATGCGCACTCACAAGCGCCTCATCGACATCCTCGACCCGACGCCGAAGACGGTTGACGCCCTCATGCGCATCGACCTTCCGGCCAGCGTCGACGTGAACATTCAGTAGTAACTGAGAAACACCGAGAACCCCCAACTCTTAGTGGAGAACAAATAATGTCTGACAACCAGATCAAGGGCATTCTGGGCAAAAAGCTCGGTATGACCCAGATCTTCGACGAGGAAAACCGAGTTATCCCGGTCACCGTCGTCGAAGCTGGGCCTGCTGTGGTCACCCAGATTCGCACCCCGGAAACCGATGGCTACTCTGCCATCCAAATTGCTTACGGCGACATCGCTGCCCGTAAGGTCAACAAGCCAAACACCGGCCACTTCAAGAAGGCCGGCGTTAACCCGCGCCGCTACGTCACCGAGATCCGCATGGATGACACCTCGGCATACGAGGTCGGCCAGGAGATCACCGCGAACATCTTCGACGGTGACACCTACGTCGACGTCGTCGGCACCACCAAGGGCCACGGCTTCGCTGGCGCCATGAAGCGTCACGGCTTCGCTGGCCAGGGCGCCTCCCACGGTAACCAGGCGTCTCACCGCCGCGTCGGCTCCATCGGTGGCTGTGCCACCCCGGGCCGTGTCTTCAAGGGCAAGCGCATGGCGGGTCGGATGGGCGGCAACCGCGTTACCACCCAGAACCTGAAGATCCAACGCATCGACGGCGACAACAACCTGATCCTGGTTAAGGGTGCTATCCCCGGCGCCAAGGGCAGCATTGTTACCGTCAAGACCGCAGTGAAGGGCGGTGCTCACGCATGACGAACCTGACTGTTGACGTTCACACTGCTGACGGTAAGACCAACGGTTCCGTTGACCTGCCGGCAGAGCTGTTCGACCGTGAGGCATCCATTCCGCTGATGCACCAGGTCGTCACCGCGCAGCTTGCGGCTGCCCGTCAGGGCACCCACGCTACTAAAACCCGTGGTGAAGTCCGTGGCGGCGGCCGCAAGCCGTGGCGCCAAAAGGGCACCGGTCGGGCCCGCCAGGGCTCGATCCGCGCGCCGCACTTTACCGGCGGCGGCATCGTCCACGGCCCGCAGCCGCGTTCCTATGCGCAGCGCACCCCCAAGAAGATGATCAAGGCTGCTCTCGCAGGTGCTTTGACCGACCGTGCACGCAACAACCGCGTCCACGTAGTCGAGGATCTCGTCCCGGGCCAGACCCCGTCGACGAAGTCCGCCCGCGCCTTCATTGAGCGCCTGACCGACCGCAAAAGCGTTCTGCTTGTGATCGGCCGTGAGGATCGCAACTCCCGCTTGTCCGCAAGGAACCTGCCGGGCGTGCGCATTCTTGAGCCGGCGCAGCTTAACACTTACGACGTGCTCAACGCCGACGACCTCGTGTTTTCGGTGCAGGCACTCCACACCCTCGCGAATGCCGGCAACACCGGCGCCAGCGTTGTGGAGGAGGATAAGTAATGGCAAAGATTGTCAACCCGCGTGACATCATCATCGCACCGGTTCTCTCCGAAAAGACCTACGCGCTGATGGAGCAGGATACCTACACCTTCCTGGTCAACCCGTCCGCGAACAAAACCCAAATCAAGATCGCCGTGGAGGAGATCTTCGGCGTGGATGTCGCTTCGGTCAACACCGTCAACCGCGAGGGCAAGCGCAAGCGCTCCCGCTCTGGTTACGGCAAGCGCAAGGACACCAAGCGCGCCTACGTCACCCTCCGCGAGGGCAGCGACTCCATCGACATCTTCGGCGGCGCAGCCGTCTAAGTGACTCGATAGAAAAGGACACATTATGGCTATTCGCAAGTACAAGCCGACAACCCCGGGTCGCCGCGCCAGCTCCGTTTCCGAGTTTGAGGAGCTTACCCGCTCCACTCCGGAAAAGTCCCTGCTGCGCCCGCTCCCGAAGAAGGGTGGCCGCAATCAGCACGGCCACATCACCACTCGTCACCGCGGCGGCGGCCACAAGCGCCGCTACCGCGTGATCGATTTCCGCCGCTCCGACAAGGACGGCGTGCTGGCCAAGGTTGCTCACATTGAGTACGACCCGAACCGCACCGCAAACATTGCACTTCTGCACTACTTCGATGGTGAGAAGCGCTACATCATCGCGCCGAAGGGTCTGACCCAGGGCACCATCGTCGAGTCGGGTGCGAACGCGGACATCAAGGTTGGCAACAACCTTCCGCTGCGCAACATCCCGACCGGTACCACCATCCACGCAGTGGAGCTCAAGCCGGGCGCTGGCGCCAAGCTGGCCCGCTCCGCTGGTGCTTCCATCCAGCTTCTCGGTAAGGAAGGTTCCTACGCTGTTTTGCGTATGCCGTCGACCGAGATCCGCCGCGTTGACATCCGCTGCCGCGCCACCGTTGGTGAGGTCGGCAACGCCGACCAGATCAACATCCGCTGGGGAAAGGCCGGTCGTATGCGTTGGAAGGGATGGCGTCCGACGGTTCGTGGTGTTGTCATGAACCCGATTGACCACCCGCACGGTGGTGGCGAGGGCAAGACCTCGGGTGGCCGTCACCCGGTGTCGCCGTGGGGCCAGAAGGAAGGCCGCACCCGCAACCCGAACCGTTACTCCAACAACATGATCGTGCGCCGTCGCCGCTCGAAGAACAAGAAGCGCTAAGAGGAGGTAAACAGACATGCCACGCAGCCTTAAGAAAGGCCCGTTCGTCGATGAGCACCTCCTCAACAAGGTGGATGCTCAAAACGAGGCCGGCACCAAGCAGGTCATCAAGACCTGGTCTCGCCGTTCGACCATTCTTCCCGACTTCATCGGTCACACTTTCGCCGTCCACGACGGCCGCAAGCACGTCCCGGTGTTCGTCGATGAGTCCATGGTCGGCCACAAGCTCGGCGAGTTTGCACCAACCAAGACCTTCAAGGGTCACGTTAAGGAACAGAAGGGACGTCGATAAGCAATGGCTGACACGATCACCACTGCATCCGCGACGGCCAAGTTCGTCCGCACTTCCCCGATGAAGGCCCGCCGCGTGTTGGCTCTCGTCCGCGGCAAGTCCGTGTCCGAGGCCCTCGCAATCCTGAAGTACGCACCGCAGTCCGCCGCAACGCCGATTGCAAAGGTTGTTGCTTCCGCAGCCGCCAACGCCGAGAACAACTTCGGCCTGGATCCGCGCACCCTGGTCATCTCCGAGGCTTACGCCAACGAAGGCCCGACCATGCGCCGCTTCCAGCCGCGCGCTCAGGGCCGCGCTTTCCAAATTAGGAAGCGCACTTCCCACATCACTGTCGTTGTCGAGTCCAAGGAAGGGGCTAAGTAATGGGCCAGAAAATTCACCCACACGGCCTGCGCCTGGGCATCACCGCAGACTGGAAGTCCCACTGGTACGCCGACAAGAACTACGCTGACTACGTCAAAGAAGACATCAAGATCCGTGAGTTTTTGTCCAAGGGCCTCGAGCGCGCCGGCATTGCCGACGTCGTCATCGAGCGCACCCGCGACCGCGTCCGCGTGGACATCCACACGGCTCGCCCCGGCATCGTCATCGGTCGCCGTGGCTCCGAGGCAGAGCGCATCCGCCGTGAGCTGGAAAAGCTCACCGGCAAGATGGTTGCCCTGAACATCCTCGAGGTCAAAAACGTCGATGCGAACGCCGCTTTGGTGGCGCAGTCCATCGCTGAGCAGCTTGTCAACCGTGTCGCGTTTCGTCGCGCGATGCGCAAGGCTATCCAATCCGCCATGCGTAACCCGCAGGTCAAGGGTATTAAGGTCATGACCTCCGGCCGTTTGGGCGGCGCCGAGATGTCTCGCGTCGAGCGCTACCACGAGGGTCGAGTGCCGTTGCACACGCTCCGTGCGGAGATCGACTATGGCATTGCGGAAGCACACACGACCTTCGGCGTCATCGGCGTCAAGGTTTGGATCTACAAGGGTGACGTCGTCGGTGGCGTGCGCGAGTCTGAGCTTAACGCTCCGTCTGGTGAGCGCCGCGGCCGTGGCGATCGCCGCCCCCGTCGCGGTGGCCAGCGCCGCCAGCGCGCAGAGCAGAAGCAGGAGGGCTAAAACATGCTTATTCCTAAGCGCGTGAAGTACCGCCGCCAGCACCGCCCGAAGCGCAGCGGCATGTCGAAGGGTGGCAACACCATCAACTTCGGCGACTACGCTATCCAGGCTCTCGAGCCGGGATACATCACCAACCGTCAGATCGAGTCCGCACGTATTGCGATCAACCGCCACGTCAAGCGCGGCGGCAAGGTCTGGATCAATATCTTCCCGGACCGCCCGCTGACCCAAAAGCCGCTCGGCGTGCGTATGGGTTCCGGCAAGGGCCCGGTGGAGAAGTGGGTCGCTAACGTCAAGCCGGGACGAATCCTTTTCGAGATGTCCTACCCGAACCAGGAGATCGCTATGGAGGCTCTGCGCCGTGCTGGTGCGAAGCTGCCGGTGAAGGTTCGCATCATTAAGAAGGAGGACCAGTTCTAATGGCTATCGGTACCCCCGCATCTGAGTTCCGCGAGCTCGACGACAACGAGCTGCGCGCACGCCTGGCCGAGGCGAAGGAGGAGCTGTTTAACCTGCGCTTCCAGCTCGCTACCGGTCAGTTGACCAACAACCGCCGCATCTCCACTGTCAAGCGCGACATCGCACGCATCTACACCGTGCTGCGCGAGCGCGAGCTCGGCTTGTCTGTCGTTCCGGGAGCTGAGGCATAACCATGACTGAGGCAAACGTGAACGAAGCAACGAACGAGAAGAAGGTGCAGAAGCGCCGCCGCGGATACGTCGTATCTGACAAGATGGACAAGACCATTGTGGTTGAGGTTGAGGACCGTAAGTCCCACAGCCTGTACGGCAAGATCGTGCGCACCACCAAGCGTGTCAAGGCGCACGACGAGGACAACTCCGCCGGTGTCGGCGACCTTGTCCGCATCGAGGAGACTCGCCCGCTGTCG
The Corynebacterium sp. BD556 genome window above contains:
- the tuf gene encoding elongation factor Tu, which gives rise to MAKAKFERTKPHVNIGTIGHVDHGKTTTTAAITKVLADAYPDENTAFDYEAIDKAPEERERGITINVSHVEYNTPKRHYAHVDAPGHADYIKNMITGAAQMDGAILVVAATDGPMPQTREHVLLARQVGVPYILVALNKCDMVDDEEIIELVEMEVRELLGEQDYDEEAPIIHISALKALEGDDKWVQSIVELMDACDNSIPDPERETDKDFLMPIEDIFTISGRGTVVTGRVERGVLNLNDEVEIIGIKEKSQKTTVTSIEMFNKLLDTAEAGDNAALLLRGLKREDVERGQVVIKPGAYTPHTKFEGSVYVLSKDEGGRHTPFFDNYRPQFYFRTTDVTGVVRLPEGTEMVMPGDNVDMTVELIQPVAMDEGLRFAIREGSRTVGAGRVTKIID
- a CDS encoding DUF6286 domain-containing protein, whose translation is MTSKENDSPRGPFPGHEPRGVATVRWLTMLIGLAVVAVAAVGGRDLWQRYGAKTTDDSWIAKALSWLGTYPVDIAAVIVGIFISVLGLYLIFLAVKPRPRTHVPVDSTASIWLRPVDIARKATHTAQEQTGTHHIRSQATRSRLRVQVQDDGNGELLRERLAASLAEQFQGLRKPPTINVKLTPGAQGTQEVTP
- a CDS encoding Asp23/Gls24 family envelope stress response protein; its protein translation is MASSFHLNERAVSRIAEAAAMDVPGCLRIDAKLAGLASRGLPRVESRINRVASSVVVEVEIATAFPAPIANITEVVREAITKHIQAQTGLEVTRVDITVADTIASGSLSPAGRVTREEVASHPTFFVTTPITVTASRVSAPVTAPRKELVPVEVSPLLKEVRSPTMAPRVFLRPIETPPPVALKQVEAPKATAARSVKAPKPLKLRDITVSQTRATSRSVAAAPVEVRHVRRPSPSPVYIPRAPQPQPLRPVTINPAVKYLDL
- a CDS encoding Asp23/Gls24 family envelope stress response protein; protein product: MTDNTSKNTNSTPNPGTVAAENTSSGASASTTAGEQVRPRNENLDTDHGTTVIDDTVVGKIAGIAAREVSGVHNLGGGAARMWGAVRESLTSSTNVQQGVNVAVESGHASVAVAIIAEYGVAIHELANAIRENVTVAITRMTGLVVDRVDVTVHDVNLPHQDTDTTESLAQNSGYDASVSGQQRLEQ
- the rpsJ gene encoding 30S ribosomal protein S10, whose translation is MAGQKIRIRLKAYDHEAIDASAKKIVETVTRTGARVVGPVPLPTEKNVYAVIRSPHKYKDSREHFEMRTHKRLIDILDPTPKTVDALMRIDLPASVDVNIQ
- the rplC gene encoding 50S ribosomal protein L3; the protein is MSDNQIKGILGKKLGMTQIFDEENRVIPVTVVEAGPAVVTQIRTPETDGYSAIQIAYGDIAARKVNKPNTGHFKKAGVNPRRYVTEIRMDDTSAYEVGQEITANIFDGDTYVDVVGTTKGHGFAGAMKRHGFAGQGASHGNQASHRRVGSIGGCATPGRVFKGKRMAGRMGGNRVTTQNLKIQRIDGDNNLILVKGAIPGAKGSIVTVKTAVKGGAHA
- the rplD gene encoding 50S ribosomal protein L4 — translated: MTNLTVDVHTADGKTNGSVDLPAELFDREASIPLMHQVVTAQLAAARQGTHATKTRGEVRGGGRKPWRQKGTGRARQGSIRAPHFTGGGIVHGPQPRSYAQRTPKKMIKAALAGALTDRARNNRVHVVEDLVPGQTPSTKSARAFIERLTDRKSVLLVIGREDRNSRLSARNLPGVRILEPAQLNTYDVLNADDLVFSVQALHTLANAGNTGASVVEEDK
- the rplW gene encoding 50S ribosomal protein L23, which gives rise to MAKIVNPRDIIIAPVLSEKTYALMEQDTYTFLVNPSANKTQIKIAVEEIFGVDVASVNTVNREGKRKRSRSGYGKRKDTKRAYVTLREGSDSIDIFGGAAV
- the rplB gene encoding 50S ribosomal protein L2, whose translation is MAIRKYKPTTPGRRASSVSEFEELTRSTPEKSLLRPLPKKGGRNQHGHITTRHRGGGHKRRYRVIDFRRSDKDGVLAKVAHIEYDPNRTANIALLHYFDGEKRYIIAPKGLTQGTIVESGANADIKVGNNLPLRNIPTGTTIHAVELKPGAGAKLARSAGASIQLLGKEGSYAVLRMPSTEIRRVDIRCRATVGEVGNADQINIRWGKAGRMRWKGWRPTVRGVVMNPIDHPHGGGEGKTSGGRHPVSPWGQKEGRTRNPNRYSNNMIVRRRRSKNKKR
- the rpsS gene encoding 30S ribosomal protein S19, coding for MPRSLKKGPFVDEHLLNKVDAQNEAGTKQVIKTWSRRSTILPDFIGHTFAVHDGRKHVPVFVDESMVGHKLGEFAPTKTFKGHVKEQKGRR
- the rplV gene encoding 50S ribosomal protein L22, yielding MADTITTASATAKFVRTSPMKARRVLALVRGKSVSEALAILKYAPQSAATPIAKVVASAAANAENNFGLDPRTLVISEAYANEGPTMRRFQPRAQGRAFQIRKRTSHITVVVESKEGAK
- the rpsC gene encoding 30S ribosomal protein S3; the protein is MGQKIHPHGLRLGITADWKSHWYADKNYADYVKEDIKIREFLSKGLERAGIADVVIERTRDRVRVDIHTARPGIVIGRRGSEAERIRRELEKLTGKMVALNILEVKNVDANAALVAQSIAEQLVNRVAFRRAMRKAIQSAMRNPQVKGIKVMTSGRLGGAEMSRVERYHEGRVPLHTLRAEIDYGIAEAHTTFGVIGVKVWIYKGDVVGGVRESELNAPSGERRGRGDRRPRRGGQRRQRAEQKQEG
- the rplP gene encoding 50S ribosomal protein L16, encoding MLIPKRVKYRRQHRPKRSGMSKGGNTINFGDYAIQALEPGYITNRQIESARIAINRHVKRGGKVWINIFPDRPLTQKPLGVRMGSGKGPVEKWVANVKPGRILFEMSYPNQEIAMEALRRAGAKLPVKVRIIKKEDQF
- the rpmC gene encoding 50S ribosomal protein L29, coding for MAIGTPASEFRELDDNELRARLAEAKEELFNLRFQLATGQLTNNRRISTVKRDIARIYTVLRERELGLSVVPGAEA
- the rpsQ gene encoding 30S ribosomal protein S17 — encoded protein: MTEANVNEATNEKKVQKRRRGYVVSDKMDKTIVVEVEDRKSHSLYGKIVRTTKRVKAHDEDNSAGVGDLVRIEETRPLSKDKHFRLIEIIEKAR